The following proteins are co-located in the Manihot esculenta cultivar AM560-2 chromosome 9, M.esculenta_v8, whole genome shotgun sequence genome:
- the LOC110623687 gene encoding RNA polymerase sigma factor sigA isoform X2 produces MMTTAAVIGLSAGKRLLSSSFYYSDLTDKLFNVNDHGLTHYQIASTKNVIGAKKSSNYGPTYPSSNRNTQSIKALKEHVDTASSSSTTETRFKTFHDIEEDISDLDYSVEALLLLQKSMLEKQWNLSFERTASSDSTNRKSEKKIPVTCSGLSARQRRINTRRKNLGQNKATVQASTFKQLQSAVSPELLQNRLKGYVKGVVSEELLTHAEVVRLSRIIKAGLSLEDHKSRLKERLGCEPSDEQLATSLRISRAELQSKLIACSLAREKLAMSNVRLVMSIAQRYDHMGAEMADLVQGGLIGLLRGIEKFDSSKGFKISTYVYWWIRQGVSRALVDNSRTLRLPNHLHERLGLIRNAKIRLEEKGVTPSIDRIAESLKMSQKKVRNATEAISKVFSLDREAFPSLNGLPGETHHSYIADNCLDNNPWHVVDEWALKDEVNRLIDLTLREREREIIRLYYGLDNESLTWEDISKRIGLSRERVRQVGLVALEKLKHAARKKKLEAMLVKH; encoded by the exons ATGATGACCACTGCTGCAGTTATTGGACTTAGTGCAGGAAAGAGGCTATTGAGTTCCTCATTTTATTATTCTGACCTTACAGATAAGCTTTTCAATGTCAATGATCATGGATTAACACACTACCAAATTGCTTCAACAAAGAATGTCATAGGTGCAAAAAAGTCATCAAATTATGGCCCCACTTACCCATCCTCCAATAGAAATACACAGTCTATTAAGGCTCTTAAAGAGCATGTGGAtacagcctcttcttcttcaactacAGAAACAAGGTTCAAGACATTCCATGACATAGAAGAGGACATTTCTGATCTTGATTATTCTGTAGAGGCACTTCTTTTGTTGCAGAAGTCTATGCTTGAGAAACAGTGGAATCTCTCATTTGAGAGGACAGCCTCAAGTGACTCAACCAATAGGAAAAGTGAAAAGAAGATACCTGTTACTTGCTCTGGGTTGTCAGCTCGACAACGGAGAATAAATACTAGGAGGAAGAATCTGGGCCAGAATAAAGCCACAGTGCAAGCTAGTACATTTAAGCAGCTACAATCAGCCGTGAGTCCTGAGCTGCTGCAGAATCGTTTGAAGGGTTATGTTAAGGGTGTTGTAAGTGAAGAGCTGCTCACACATGCAGAAGTAGTGCGCCTTTCGAGGATAATAAAAGCTGGTCTTTCCTTGGAGGATCATAAATCCAG GCTGAAGGAGAGATTAGGATGTGAGCCCTCTGATGAACAACTAGCAACTTCCTTGAGGATTTCTCGTGCAGAGTTACAGTCCAAATTGATTGCTTGTTCTTTGGCAAGAGAGAAACTAGCAATGAGCAATGTTCGTCTAGTTATGTCAATTGCTCAAAGATATGATCACATGGGTGCTGAAATGGCTGACCTTGTTCAG GGAGGTTTGATTGGACTATTGCGTGGTATTGAGAAATTTGATTCTTCAAAAGGATTCAAAATTTCAACTTATGTTTATTGGTGGATCCGTCAG GGAGTGTCAAGAGCATTAGTTGACAATTCGAGAACCTTGAGACTGCCTAATCATTTACACGAAAGGTTAGGCTTAATACGAAATGCAAAAATCAGACTGGAAGAGAAAGGAGTAACTCCTTCAATTGAt AGGATTGCAGAGTCCCTGAAAATGTCCCAGAAAAAAGTTAGGAATGCAACAGAG GCAATTAGCAAGGTCTTTTCACTTGATAGGGAAGCATTCCCCTCTTTGAATGGTCTACCTGGAGAAACTCACCATAGT TACATTGCAGATAATTGCCTTGACAACAACCCATGGCATGTAGTAGATGAATGGGCACTTAAG GATGAAGTAAACAGGCTTATCGACTTGACCCTTCGAGAACGAGAAAGGGAGATTATAAGACTTTACTATGGTTTGGATAATGAATCCCTTACATGGGAGGACATTAGTAAGCG GATAGGTTTGTCCAGAGAAAGAGTTCGGCAAGTCGGGCTTGTTGCACTAGAGAAATTAAAACATGCTGCAAGGAAGAAGAAGCTGGAGGCCATGCTAGTGAAACATTGA
- the LOC110623687 gene encoding RNA polymerase sigma factor sigA isoform X1, translated as MMTTAAVIGLSAGKRLLSSSFYYSDLTDKLFNVNDHGLTHYQIASTKNVIGAKKSSNYGPTYPSSNRNTQSIKALKEHVDTASSSSTTETRFKTFHDIEEDISDLDYSVEALLLLQKSMLEKQWNLSFERTASSDSTNRKSEKKIPVTCSGLSARQRRINTRRKNLGQNKATVQASTFKQLQSAVSPELLQNRLKGYVKGVVSEELLTHAEVVRLSRIIKAGLSLEDHKSRLKERLGCEPSDEQLATSLRISRAELQSKLIACSLAREKLAMSNVRLVMSIAQRYDHMGAEMADLVQGGLIGLLRGIEKFDSSKGFKISTYVYWWIRQGVSRALVDNSRTLRLPNHLHERLGLIRNAKIRLEEKGVTPSIDIGVQLVSTYGSLMSYFCCYFQRIAESLKMSQKKVRNATEAISKVFSLDREAFPSLNGLPGETHHSYIADNCLDNNPWHVVDEWALKDEVNRLIDLTLREREREIIRLYYGLDNESLTWEDISKRIGLSRERVRQVGLVALEKLKHAARKKKLEAMLVKH; from the exons ATGATGACCACTGCTGCAGTTATTGGACTTAGTGCAGGAAAGAGGCTATTGAGTTCCTCATTTTATTATTCTGACCTTACAGATAAGCTTTTCAATGTCAATGATCATGGATTAACACACTACCAAATTGCTTCAACAAAGAATGTCATAGGTGCAAAAAAGTCATCAAATTATGGCCCCACTTACCCATCCTCCAATAGAAATACACAGTCTATTAAGGCTCTTAAAGAGCATGTGGAtacagcctcttcttcttcaactacAGAAACAAGGTTCAAGACATTCCATGACATAGAAGAGGACATTTCTGATCTTGATTATTCTGTAGAGGCACTTCTTTTGTTGCAGAAGTCTATGCTTGAGAAACAGTGGAATCTCTCATTTGAGAGGACAGCCTCAAGTGACTCAACCAATAGGAAAAGTGAAAAGAAGATACCTGTTACTTGCTCTGGGTTGTCAGCTCGACAACGGAGAATAAATACTAGGAGGAAGAATCTGGGCCAGAATAAAGCCACAGTGCAAGCTAGTACATTTAAGCAGCTACAATCAGCCGTGAGTCCTGAGCTGCTGCAGAATCGTTTGAAGGGTTATGTTAAGGGTGTTGTAAGTGAAGAGCTGCTCACACATGCAGAAGTAGTGCGCCTTTCGAGGATAATAAAAGCTGGTCTTTCCTTGGAGGATCATAAATCCAG GCTGAAGGAGAGATTAGGATGTGAGCCCTCTGATGAACAACTAGCAACTTCCTTGAGGATTTCTCGTGCAGAGTTACAGTCCAAATTGATTGCTTGTTCTTTGGCAAGAGAGAAACTAGCAATGAGCAATGTTCGTCTAGTTATGTCAATTGCTCAAAGATATGATCACATGGGTGCTGAAATGGCTGACCTTGTTCAG GGAGGTTTGATTGGACTATTGCGTGGTATTGAGAAATTTGATTCTTCAAAAGGATTCAAAATTTCAACTTATGTTTATTGGTGGATCCGTCAG GGAGTGTCAAGAGCATTAGTTGACAATTCGAGAACCTTGAGACTGCCTAATCATTTACACGAAAGGTTAGGCTTAATACGAAATGCAAAAATCAGACTGGAAGAGAAAGGAGTAACTCCTTCAATTGAt ATTGGAGTTCAACTGGTCTCAACTTACGGGTCGTTAATGTCTTATTTTTGCTGTTATTTTCAGAGGATTGCAGAGTCCCTGAAAATGTCCCAGAAAAAAGTTAGGAATGCAACAGAG GCAATTAGCAAGGTCTTTTCACTTGATAGGGAAGCATTCCCCTCTTTGAATGGTCTACCTGGAGAAACTCACCATAGT TACATTGCAGATAATTGCCTTGACAACAACCCATGGCATGTAGTAGATGAATGGGCACTTAAG GATGAAGTAAACAGGCTTATCGACTTGACCCTTCGAGAACGAGAAAGGGAGATTATAAGACTTTACTATGGTTTGGATAATGAATCCCTTACATGGGAGGACATTAGTAAGCG GATAGGTTTGTCCAGAGAAAGAGTTCGGCAAGTCGGGCTTGTTGCACTAGAGAAATTAAAACATGCTGCAAGGAAGAAGAAGCTGGAGGCCATGCTAGTGAAACATTGA